The Chlorocebus sabaeus isolate Y175 chromosome 6, mChlSab1.0.hap1, whole genome shotgun sequence genome has a segment encoding these proteins:
- the FEM1A gene encoding protein fem-1 homolog A yields the protein MDLRTAVYNAARDGKLQLLQKLLSGRSREELDELTGEVAGGGTPLLIAARYGHLDVVEYLVDRCGASVEAGGSVHFDGETIEGAPPLWAASAAGHLDVVRSLLRRGASVNRTTRTNSTPLRAACFDGHLEVVRYLVGEHQADLEVANRHGHTCLMISCYKGHREIARYLLEQGAQVNRRSAKGNTALHDCAESGSLEILQLLLGCKARMERDGYGMTPLLAASVTGHTNIVEYLIQEQPGQEQIAGGEAQPGLPQEGPSTSQGCAQPQGAPCCSSSPEEPLNGESYESCCPTSREAAVEALELLGATYVDKKRDLLGALKHWRRAMELRHQGGEYLPKPEPPQLVLAYDYSREVNTTEELEALITDPDEMRMQALLIRERILGPSHPDTSYYIRYRGAVYADSGNFERCIRLWKYALDMQQTNLEPLSPMTASSFLSFAELFSYVLQDRAAKGSLGTQIGFADLMGVLTKGVREVERALQLPREPGDSAQFTKALAIILHLLYLLEKVECTPSQEHLKHQTVYRLLKCAPRGKNGFTPLHMAVDKDTTNVGRYPVGRFPSLHVVKVLLDCGADPDSRDFDNNTPLHIAAQNNCPAIMNALIEAGAHMDATNAFKKTAYELLDEKLLARGTMQPFNYVTLQCLAARALDKNKIPYKGFIPEDLEAFIELH from the coding sequence ATGGACCTCCGCACCGCCGTGTACAACGCTGCCCGTGACGGCAAGCTGCAGCTGCTCCAGAAGCTGCTCAGCGGCCGGAGCCGGGAGGAACTGGACGAGCTgacgggcgaggtggccggcgggGGGACGCCGCTGCTCATCGCCGCGCGCTACGGCCACCTGGATGTGGTGGAGTACCTGGTGGACCGGTGCGGCGCGAGCGTGGAGGCCGGTGGCTCGGTGCACTTCGATGGCGAGACCATCGAGGGCGCGCCGCCGCTGTGGGCCGCCTCCGCCGCCGGCCACCTGGACGTGGTGCGGAGCCTGCTAAGACGCGGGGCCTCGGTGAACCGCACCACGCGCACCAACTCCACGCCCCTGCGCGCCGCCTGCTTCGACGGCCACCTGGAGGTGGTGCGCTACCTGGTCGGCGAGCACCAGGCCGACCTTGAGGTGGCCAACCGGCACGGCCACACGTGCCTGATGATCTCGTGCTACAAGGGCCATCGTGAGATCGCCCGCTACCTGCTGGAGCAGGGCGCCCAGGTGAACCGGCGCAGCGCCAAGGGCAACACGGCCCTGCACGACTGCGCCGAGTCCGGCAGCCTGGAGatcctgcagctgctgctggggtGCAAGGCCCGCATGGAACGTGACGGCTACGGCATGACCCCGCTGCTCGCGGCCAGTGTGACGGGCCACACTAACATTGTGGAGTACCTCATCCAGGAGCAGCCCGGCCAGGAGCAGATCGCAGGGGGAGAGGCTCAGCCTGGGCTGCCCCAAGAAGGCCCCTCTACCAGCCAGGGGTGTGCGCAGCCTCAGGGGGCTCCATGCTGCAGCTCCTCCCCGGAGGAACCACTGAACGGGGAATCTTACGAAAGCTGCTGTCCCACCAGCCGGGAAGCTGCCGTGGAAGCCTTAGAATTGCTGGGAGCTACGTATGTGGATAAGAAACGAGATCTGCTTGGGGCCCTCAAACACTGGAGGCGGGCCATGGAGCTGCGTCACCAGGGGGGCGAGTACCTGCCCAAACCGGAGCCCCCACAGCTGGTCCTGGCCTATGACTATTCCAGGGAGGTCAACACCACCGAGGAACTGGAGGCGCTGATCACTGACCCGGATGAGATGCGCATGCAGGCCCTGTTGATCCGGGAGCGCATCCTCGGTCCCTCGCACCCTGACACTTCCTATTATATCCGTTACAGGGGCGCCGTGTACGCCGACTCGGGCAATTTCGAGCGCTGCATCCGCTTGTGGAAGTACGCCCTGGACATGCAACAGACCAACCTGGAGCCTCTGAGCCCCATGACCGCCAGCAGCTTCCTCTCCTTCGCGGAACTCTTCTCCTACGTGCTGCAGGACCGGGCCGCCAAGGGCAGTCTGGGCACCCAGATCGGCTTTGCAGACCTCATGGGGGTCCTCACCAAAGGGGTCCGGGAAGTGGAACGGGCCCTGCAGCTGCCCAGGGAGCCCGGAGACTCGGCCCAGTTCACCAAGGCGCTGGCCATCATCCTCCACCTGCTCTACCTGCTAGAGAAAGTGGAGTGCACCCCCAGCCAGGAGCACCTGAAGCACCAGACCGTCTACCGCCTGCTCAAGTGCGCGCCCAGGGGCAAGAACGGCTTCACCCCTCTGCACATGGCTGTGGACAAGGACACCACAAACGTGGGCCGCTACCCCGTGGGCAGATTCCCCTCCCTGCACGTGGTCAAAGTGCTGCTCGACTGCGGGGCCGACCCGGACAGCAGGGATTTTGACAACAACACCCCACTACACATAGCAGCCCAGAACAACTGCCCGGCCATCATGAATGCCCTGATCGAAGCAGGGGCCCACATGGATGCCACCAACGCCTTCAAGAAGACGGCCTACGAGCTGCTGGACGAGAAGCTGCTGGCCAGGGGTACCATGCAGCCCTTCAACTACGTTACCCTGCAGTGCCTTGCGGCCCGGGCCCTGGATAAGAACAAGATCCCTTACAAGGGCTTCATCCCGGAAGATCTGGAGGCATTCATTGAACTGCACTGA